From one Rhizobium lentis genomic stretch:
- the rplI gene encoding 50S ribosomal protein L9, which produces MEVILLERISKLGQMGETVKVRDGFARNYLLPLGKALRANAANKARFESERATLEARNLERKSEAQKVADVLDGKSFIVVRSAGETGQLYGSVAARDVVEVLAAEGFNIGRNQVHLNTPIKAIGLHKVELQLHAEVEINIELNVARSAEEAERQAKGEELTSVDAIYGVDEDALRPEDFFDPEADGLDEDEA; this is translated from the coding sequence ATGGAAGTCATCCTTCTCGAACGCATCTCCAAGCTCGGCCAGATGGGCGAAACCGTAAAGGTTCGCGACGGCTTTGCCCGTAACTACCTGCTGCCGCTCGGTAAGGCACTGCGTGCCAACGCCGCCAACAAGGCCCGCTTCGAATCCGAGCGTGCGACGCTCGAAGCCCGCAACCTCGAGCGCAAGTCGGAAGCTCAGAAGGTCGCCGACGTTCTCGACGGCAAGTCCTTCATCGTCGTACGCTCCGCCGGCGAAACCGGCCAGCTTTACGGCTCGGTCGCCGCCCGTGACGTCGTCGAAGTGCTCGCCGCAGAGGGCTTCAACATCGGCCGTAACCAGGTTCACCTCAACACGCCGATCAAGGCTATCGGCCTGCACAAGGTCGAGCTGCAGCTGCATGCCGAAGTCGAAATCAATATCGAGCTGAACGTCGCTCGTTCTGCCGAAGAGGCAGAGCGTCAGGCGAAGGGCGAAGAGCTCACCTCGGTCGACGCAATCTACGGCGTCGACGAAGACGCACTGCGTCCGGAAGACTTCTTCGATCCGGAAGCTGACGGCCTCGATGAAGACGAAGCATAA